A region from the Serinibacter arcticus genome encodes:
- a CDS encoding glutaredoxin domain-containing protein: MTTDTPTPTTPTLTVYGADWCGDCRRTKAQLISLGVDFTYVDLVVEPEAAKEAHRISGRTNIPVVVYPDGSHQVEPSNLEVAAKLHLFGLA, encoded by the coding sequence ATGACCACCGACACCCCCACGCCCACCACCCCGACGCTCACCGTGTACGGCGCCGACTGGTGCGGCGACTGCCGTCGGACCAAGGCGCAGCTCATCTCGCTCGGCGTCGACTTCACCTACGTCGACCTCGTCGTCGAGCCGGAGGCCGCCAAGGAGGCCCACCGGATCTCGGGACGCACGAACATCCCCGTCGTCGTGTACCCGGACGGGTCCCACCAGGTCGAGCCGTCCAACCTCGAGGTCGCCGCCAAGCTCCACCTCTTCGGGCTCGCCTGA
- a CDS encoding GNAT family N-acetyltransferase, producing the protein MASTPAPTDELVLRELAGIAEISAAAALISAVFGATDGEPVPADLMMGIALSGGYVGGAFLGGRLVGVAVGFGEIAAPGAPSASPSMHSHVAAVSTAARGRRVGRSLKLHQRDWALDRGIGAIEWTFDPLVRRNAFVNLSLLGATGVRYLPNLYGEIPDALNAGQESDRVLVRWDLTSPRAAAAAVGDLSEPVVTDDEIATASLPPGIDRDTPAAPHPHRERDTDDTPAPGPPPRTPQRHLCGTPADIEHLLRSDPDAARGWRAAQRAVLQPAIDGGAHLTGITRTGWYVLEESA; encoded by the coding sequence ATGGCCTCCACCCCCGCTCCGACCGACGAGCTGGTGCTGCGCGAGCTCGCGGGAATCGCGGAGATCTCCGCGGCAGCAGCGCTGATCAGCGCCGTGTTCGGAGCAACCGACGGTGAGCCGGTTCCGGCCGACCTGATGATGGGCATCGCGCTGTCGGGAGGCTATGTCGGCGGGGCCTTCCTCGGCGGCCGCCTGGTCGGCGTCGCCGTCGGCTTCGGCGAGATCGCCGCCCCCGGCGCACCGTCGGCGTCGCCCTCGATGCACTCCCACGTCGCCGCCGTCTCGACCGCCGCCCGTGGGCGCCGCGTCGGCAGGTCCCTCAAGCTGCACCAGCGCGACTGGGCCCTCGACCGCGGCATCGGCGCCATCGAGTGGACGTTCGACCCGCTCGTGCGCCGGAACGCCTTCGTGAACCTCTCGCTCCTCGGCGCGACGGGCGTCCGCTACCTCCCGAACCTCTACGGCGAGATCCCTGACGCCCTCAACGCCGGGCAGGAGAGCGACCGCGTCCTCGTCCGCTGGGACCTCACCAGCCCCCGGGCTGCGGCCGCCGCCGTGGGAGACCTCTCCGAACCCGTCGTGACCGACGACGAGATTGCGACGGCGTCGCTCCCGCCGGGAATCGACCGCGACACCCCCGCGGCGCCACACCCGCACCGCGAGCGGGACACCGACGACACACCCGCACCAGGCCCGCCGCCGCGCACCCCGCAGCGCCACCTCTGCGGCACCCCCGCCGACATCGAGCACCTGCTCCGCAGCGACCCCGACGCAGCCCGAGGGTGGCGGGCCGCGCAGCGCGCCGTCCTGCAGCCGGCGATCGACGGCGGCGCCCACCTCACCGGCATCACCCGCACCGGCTGGTACGTCCTGGAGGAGAGCGCATGA
- a CDS encoding LLM class flavin-dependent oxidoreductase: MKKIGFLSFGHWTPSPHSQTRSASDVLLQSIDLAVAAEELGVDGAYYRVHHYARQLASPFPLLAAVGARTSRIEIGTGVIDMRYENPLYMAEDSGSADLISGGRLQLGISRGSPEQVIEGYKYFGYGAPDGQSMDDVARSNTEVYLKVIDGARFAEPNPRPMFPNPHPGPLGLEPQSPGLRTRIWWGSGSNATGEWAATLGMNLMSSTLKNDETGEPFHVQQRKQIEAYRAAWAAAGHEHEPRVSVSRSIFALVDDTDRAYFGRDGGSEDQIGNIDAQTRAIFGRSYAAEPDKLIEELAQDEAIAAADTVLLTVPNQLGVDYNTHVLEAILEHVAPGLGWR, translated from the coding sequence ATGAAGAAGATCGGGTTCCTGTCCTTCGGTCACTGGACGCCGTCGCCGCACTCGCAGACGCGGTCCGCGTCCGACGTGCTGCTGCAGTCCATCGACCTCGCCGTCGCCGCGGAGGAGCTGGGCGTCGACGGTGCCTACTACCGCGTCCACCACTACGCCCGGCAGCTCGCCTCCCCGTTCCCGCTGCTCGCCGCCGTCGGCGCCCGCACGAGCCGCATCGAGATCGGTACCGGCGTGATCGACATGCGCTACGAGAACCCGCTCTACATGGCGGAGGACTCCGGCTCGGCCGACCTCATCTCCGGCGGACGGCTGCAGCTCGGCATCAGCCGGGGTTCACCCGAGCAGGTCATCGAGGGCTACAAGTACTTCGGGTACGGCGCCCCCGACGGGCAGTCGATGGACGACGTGGCGCGCAGCAACACGGAGGTCTACCTCAAGGTGATCGACGGCGCGCGGTTCGCCGAGCCGAACCCGCGCCCGATGTTCCCCAACCCGCACCCCGGGCCGCTCGGCCTCGAGCCGCAGTCGCCCGGCCTGCGGACGCGCATCTGGTGGGGCTCCGGCTCGAACGCGACCGGCGAGTGGGCAGCGACGCTCGGGATGAACCTCATGAGCTCCACGCTGAAGAACGACGAGACGGGCGAGCCGTTCCACGTCCAGCAGCGCAAGCAGATCGAGGCCTATCGGGCCGCGTGGGCCGCGGCCGGTCACGAGCATGAGCCGCGGGTGTCGGTCAGCCGGTCGATCTTCGCGCTGGTCGACGACACGGACCGCGCGTACTTCGGTCGGGACGGCGGGAGCGAGGACCAGATCGGCAACATCGACGCGCAGACCCGGGCGATCTTCGGCCGGTCGTACGCGGCGGAGCCGGACAAGCTGATCGAGGAGCTCGCGCAGGACGAGGCGATCGCGGCCGCGGACACCGTGCTGCTGACGGTGCCGAACCAGCTCGGCGTCGACTACAACACGCACGTGCTCGAGGCGATCCTGGAGCACGTGGCGCCGGGGCTCGGCTGGCGCTGA
- a CDS encoding DUF3592 domain-containing protein yields MEPGHVLLIIAGSLLALGVIFWLVGFAAGRGRRRGWARTMGWWIRGRALLGHSWQVEYVADDGQVRQIMPWMNATSFSPSGPVPITYDPHRPERAVIDTFYHRGGVFLVVGGVVAGMAVVLLVVSLVVL; encoded by the coding sequence ATGGAACCGGGACACGTGCTGCTCATCATCGCCGGCTCCCTCCTGGCGCTCGGCGTGATCTTCTGGCTCGTCGGCTTCGCCGCCGGACGGGGTCGGCGGCGCGGCTGGGCGCGGACGATGGGCTGGTGGATCCGTGGCCGGGCGCTCCTGGGCCACTCCTGGCAGGTGGAGTACGTCGCGGACGACGGTCAGGTCCGCCAGATCATGCCGTGGATGAACGCCACCTCGTTCTCCCCCAGCGGTCCCGTCCCGATCACCTACGACCCGCATCGGCCCGAGCGCGCCGTGATCGACACCTTCTACCACCGCGGCGGCGTGTTCCTGGTGGTGGGAGGCGTGGTCGCGGGGATGGCCGTGGTGCTCCTGGTGGTCAGCCTGGTGGTGCTGTGA
- the menC gene encoding o-succinylbenzoate synthase yields MKIEAVHLRRITLPLVTPFRTSQHVETERTLVVVELVTDVGTGWAECSTDDEPVYWADYLEAEIDVLVRHFAPALLAGTGGPAAQAVTPASVAEILQRFKGHRTAKSALEAAVLDAWTRAAGTSLADHLGGVRATVPTGVSVAISDSIPELLDTVDGYLEAGYGRIKLKIEPGRDIAVARAVREHIGPDVLLQVDANAAYSLGDAAHLAKLDDLDLLLIEQPLAWDDLHQHAALARLIRTPICLDESITSARSAAAAISVGACRIINIKPARVGGYLEARRIHDVAQAHGVPVWCGGMLESGLGRAANLALASLPGFTLPGDISATSRYYAQDITEPFELDADGRMAVPTGPGVGVEPDGAVLDAVTTWRTTVT; encoded by the coding sequence ATGAAGATCGAGGCCGTCCACCTGCGGCGCATCACGCTCCCGCTCGTCACCCCGTTCCGCACCTCCCAGCACGTCGAGACCGAACGCACGCTCGTCGTCGTCGAGCTGGTCACGGACGTCGGTACGGGCTGGGCCGAGTGCTCGACCGACGACGAGCCCGTCTACTGGGCCGACTACCTCGAGGCGGAGATCGACGTCCTCGTGCGGCACTTCGCCCCAGCGCTCCTCGCGGGCACCGGCGGACCGGCCGCCCAGGCCGTCACGCCAGCGTCGGTCGCCGAGATCCTGCAGCGCTTCAAGGGCCACCGGACGGCGAAGTCGGCGCTCGAGGCCGCGGTCCTCGATGCCTGGACCCGGGCCGCCGGCACCAGCCTCGCCGACCACCTCGGGGGCGTCCGCGCGACCGTCCCGACCGGCGTCTCCGTCGCGATCTCGGACTCCATCCCCGAGCTCCTCGACACCGTGGACGGCTACCTCGAGGCCGGCTACGGCCGCATCAAGCTCAAGATCGAGCCCGGCCGCGACATCGCCGTCGCGCGCGCGGTACGCGAGCACATCGGACCCGACGTCCTCCTCCAGGTCGACGCCAACGCCGCCTACTCCCTCGGCGACGCCGCCCACCTCGCCAAGCTCGACGACCTCGACCTCCTCCTCATCGAGCAGCCCCTGGCGTGGGACGACCTCCACCAGCACGCCGCCCTCGCCCGCCTGATCCGGACGCCCATCTGCCTGGACGAGTCGATCACCTCGGCCCGGTCTGCCGCGGCCGCGATCAGCGTCGGCGCCTGCCGGATCATCAACATCAAACCGGCGCGCGTGGGTGGGTACCTCGAGGCGAGGCGCATCCACGACGTCGCGCAGGCCCACGGCGTGCCCGTCTGGTGCGGCGGGATGCTCGAGTCCGGACTCGGGCGCGCCGCCAACCTCGCTCTCGCGAGCCTCCCTGGCTTCACGCTTCCGGGCGACATCTCCGCCACCTCCCGGTACTACGCGCAGGACATCACCGAGCCGTTCGAGCTCGACGCCGACGGGCGCATGGCCGTGCCCACCGGCCCGGGGGTCGGCGTGGAGCCCGACGGTGCGGTGCTCGACGCCGTCACCACCTGGCGCACGACCGTCACCTGA
- a CDS encoding DUF4235 domain-containing protein produces the protein MAETKHEEPASTSAKILYRPFGIVSSMAGGLIASAVFKQVYKRVVKGDKPNAPGPLQSEYNLRQILVAAAIQGVIYSVVKAAIDRGGARTFQKWTGEWPGS, from the coding sequence ATGGCCGAAACGAAGCACGAGGAACCCGCGAGCACGTCCGCCAAGATTCTCTACCGTCCGTTCGGCATCGTCTCCTCGATGGCGGGCGGCCTCATCGCGTCGGCCGTGTTCAAGCAGGTCTACAAGCGCGTGGTGAAGGGCGACAAGCCCAACGCCCCCGGGCCGCTCCAGTCCGAGTACAACCTGCGCCAGATCCTCGTCGCCGCTGCGATCCAGGGCGTCATCTACTCCGTCGTCAAGGCCGCGATCGACCGCGGCGGGGCGCGCACGTTCCAGAAGTGGACGGGCGAGTGGCCCGGGAGCTGA
- a CDS encoding GNAT family N-acetyltransferase, producing the protein MTDQNAAQPSDLSDLSALDAGTVPLDPASTAALAAVGLTYRKVDVAGEDFDRFALAMDRGFLGQRGTPEQLEGFRGAMDGRRPIGVFDDAAVESGVPVATVDTWVEEVTVDVGRVLPMWAISGVTVSPTHRRRGIARAMLEGELRSAAAAGFPIAGLTVSEATIYGRYGFGQAATATSWSVDARRAGWIGPRPTEGERPGRIDPIEREHAREDVTALHDVVRRGRPGEIRAWANLWRFTVGLGAGQEGAAKVRAVRYTDADGVRRGVLVYEIENHPDDFTKNTLAVRSLIADGPEAYAALWRFALTHDLVATVKAELLSADEPLRWLIADTRAATVTERDHHWLRVLDVAACLEARTYRVPGAVTFVVSDPVGLTDGAWTLTIDEDGAGSVTAGEAGAGAGGHEVHLGIAELSALLVGGVRATTLRAAGRVECDGDAASWLDVALAPLAQPRLSVWY; encoded by the coding sequence ATGACCGACCAGAACGCTGCTCAGCCGTCCGACCTGTCCGACCTGTCCGCGCTCGACGCCGGAACGGTGCCGCTCGACCCCGCCTCGACGGCGGCGCTCGCGGCGGTGGGGCTCACGTACCGGAAGGTCGACGTCGCCGGCGAGGACTTCGACCGCTTCGCGCTCGCGATGGACCGCGGCTTCCTCGGCCAGCGCGGGACGCCCGAGCAGCTCGAGGGCTTCCGCGGGGCGATGGACGGTCGTCGCCCGATCGGGGTCTTCGACGACGCGGCGGTCGAGTCCGGCGTGCCGGTCGCCACGGTCGACACCTGGGTCGAGGAGGTGACGGTCGACGTCGGCCGCGTCCTGCCGATGTGGGCGATCAGCGGGGTGACGGTCTCGCCGACGCACCGGCGGCGCGGGATCGCGCGCGCGATGCTCGAGGGCGAGCTGCGGTCGGCGGCGGCGGCCGGATTCCCGATCGCCGGGCTCACGGTCTCCGAGGCGACGATCTACGGGCGGTACGGCTTCGGCCAGGCCGCGACGGCGACGTCATGGTCCGTCGACGCGCGTCGCGCGGGGTGGATCGGACCGCGTCCGACCGAGGGTGAGCGGCCCGGCCGGATCGATCCGATCGAGCGGGAGCACGCGCGCGAGGACGTGACGGCGCTGCACGACGTCGTCCGCCGCGGGCGACCGGGTGAGATCCGGGCCTGGGCGAACCTGTGGCGCTTCACGGTCGGTCTCGGGGCCGGTCAGGAGGGCGCCGCGAAGGTGCGCGCCGTGCGGTACACGGACGCCGACGGCGTGCGTCGTGGCGTGCTCGTGTACGAGATCGAGAACCACCCGGACGACTTCACCAAGAACACGCTGGCGGTGCGGTCGCTCATCGCGGACGGTCCGGAGGCCTACGCGGCGCTCTGGCGGTTCGCGCTGACCCACGACCTCGTGGCGACCGTGAAGGCCGAGCTGCTCTCGGCCGACGAGCCGTTGCGCTGGCTGATCGCCGACACCCGGGCGGCGACCGTGACGGAGCGGGACCACCACTGGCTGCGGGTGCTCGACGTGGCTGCGTGCCTCGAGGCGCGCACCTACCGGGTGCCGGGAGCGGTCACGTTCGTCGTGTCCGACCCGGTGGGGCTGACCGACGGCGCGTGGACGCTGACGATCGACGAGGACGGTGCCGGCTCGGTGACGGCGGGGGAGGCCGGTGCGGGCGCCGGTGGGCACGAGGTGCACCTCGGGATCGCGGAGCTGTCGGCGCTGCTCGTCGGGGGTGTCCGCGCGACCACGCTGCGCGCGGCGGGCCGCGTGGAGTGCGACGGCGATGCGGCCTCCTGGCTGGACGTCGCCCTCGCGCCGCTCGCGCAGCCCCGCCTGAGCGTCTGGTACTGA
- a CDS encoding DUF1648 domain-containing protein, giving the protein MPSAAATRPRRTYRTGLATQILRGLALLGMLAVTIAVLRAYPDLPDTVPTHFGANGQPDSYGPRWSLLVLVGIWWVLLAGIGWLSARPRMLNYPLVVTESNAQLLYREAERMLVWLMIALVVVGVAMIVGVLGHQVGWLIWVGLAGTLAVTVAGIVRMIRVDGRTDPDA; this is encoded by the coding sequence GTGCCTTCCGCCGCCGCGACCCGTCCGCGCCGCACCTACCGGACCGGCCTGGCGACCCAGATCCTGCGCGGACTCGCGCTCCTCGGGATGCTCGCCGTCACGATCGCGGTGCTGCGGGCCTACCCCGACCTCCCCGACACCGTCCCGACGCACTTCGGGGCGAACGGGCAGCCCGACAGCTACGGACCTCGGTGGTCGCTCCTCGTTCTCGTCGGGATCTGGTGGGTGCTGCTCGCGGGGATCGGATGGCTGTCCGCGCGGCCACGGATGCTGAATTACCCGTTGGTGGTCACCGAGTCCAACGCGCAGCTGCTCTACCGCGAGGCCGAACGCATGCTCGTCTGGCTGATGATCGCCCTGGTGGTCGTCGGCGTCGCGATGATCGTCGGAGTCCTCGGCCATCAGGTCGGCTGGCTCATCTGGGTCGGCCTCGCAGGCACGTTGGCCGTCACGGTCGCCGGGATCGTCCGGATGATCCGCGTCGACGGTCGAACCGACCCCGACGCCTGA
- a CDS encoding glucose-6-phosphate dehydrogenase, protein MSDLPATLVVLGASGDLTRRLLLPGIGSLLAQEPDRDVRVVGADRVEVEASTFDAVLREALAEGGAADEVIDRVAASSSYRCLDATDSAQLQELLALASGVEDDGGARDGGARDGDGARRVVLYFALPPAVTARVCEALQPLDLPAELHLAMEKPFGEDEAGARALNALVERLVPEDRVHRVDHFLGMSTVLDIIALRFANRMFQAVWSAEHIESIEIAYDEALALEGRAGYYDHAGALRDMIQSHLLQVMALVTMEPPSSITERDLRDAKAAVLRATRLWGGDARTASRRARYTAGVTDDRRVPSYVDEDGVDPSRETETLAQITVEVATSRWAGVPITLRSGKALGTTHKHVVITFADVRHLPSGLTGTDPKDRLVIGLNPDTMELRITTNAADDSLALTQSVLRADMRHATLRPYGEVLAGILDGNGMLTVRGDAAEECWRLCDEVLAAWADGEVPLEDYPAGSDVPESWGPALPPGDDAA, encoded by the coding sequence ATGAGCGACCTCCCCGCCACGCTCGTCGTCCTCGGCGCCTCGGGCGACCTCACCCGGCGCCTCCTCCTGCCCGGCATCGGCTCGCTGCTCGCGCAGGAGCCCGACCGCGACGTGCGGGTGGTCGGCGCCGACCGCGTCGAGGTCGAGGCGTCGACCTTCGACGCGGTGCTGCGCGAGGCGCTGGCGGAGGGGGGCGCCGCGGACGAGGTGATCGACCGCGTGGCCGCGTCGTCGTCGTACCGCTGCCTCGACGCCACGGACTCCGCGCAGCTGCAGGAGCTGCTGGCGCTCGCGTCCGGGGTCGAGGACGACGGCGGGGCTCGCGACGGCGGGGCGCGCGACGGCGACGGCGCCCGCCGCGTCGTGCTCTACTTCGCGCTGCCCCCGGCCGTCACCGCCCGCGTGTGCGAGGCGCTGCAGCCGCTGGACCTGCCCGCCGAGCTGCACCTGGCGATGGAGAAGCCGTTCGGCGAGGACGAGGCCGGGGCCCGCGCGCTCAACGCGCTGGTGGAACGCCTCGTACCCGAGGACCGGGTGCACCGGGTGGACCACTTCCTCGGGATGTCCACGGTGCTGGACATCATCGCGCTGCGGTTCGCCAACCGGATGTTCCAGGCGGTGTGGAGCGCGGAGCACATCGAGAGCATCGAGATCGCCTACGACGAGGCCCTCGCGCTCGAGGGTCGCGCCGGCTACTACGACCACGCCGGCGCGCTGCGCGACATGATCCAGTCCCACCTGCTGCAGGTGATGGCGCTGGTGACCATGGAACCGCCGTCGTCGATCACCGAGCGCGACCTGCGGGACGCGAAGGCGGCGGTGCTGCGCGCGACGCGGCTGTGGGGCGGCGACGCCCGGACCGCCAGCCGTCGCGCCCGCTACACGGCCGGCGTCACCGACGACCGACGCGTGCCGTCCTACGTCGACGAGGACGGCGTCGACCCGTCGCGCGAGACCGAGACGCTCGCTCAGATCACGGTCGAGGTCGCGACCTCGCGGTGGGCCGGCGTGCCGATCACGCTGCGGTCGGGCAAGGCGCTCGGAACGACGCACAAGCACGTCGTGATCACGTTCGCCGACGTCCGCCACCTGCCCTCCGGCCTCACGGGGACCGACCCGAAGGACCGGCTGGTCATCGGGCTCAACCCGGACACGATGGAGCTGCGCATCACCACGAACGCGGCCGACGACTCGCTCGCGCTCACCCAGAGCGTGCTGCGGGCCGACATGCGGCACGCGACGCTGCGGCCCTACGGCGAGGTGCTCGCGGGGATCCTGGACGGCAACGGCATGCTCACGGTGCGCGGCGACGCGGCCGAGGAGTGCTGGCGGCTGTGCGACGAGGTGCTCGCCGCGTGGGCCGACGGTGAGGTGCCGCTGGAGGACTACCCCGCCGGGTCTGACGTGCCTGAGAGCTGGGGGCCGGCGCTGCCGCCGGGGGACGACGCCGCGTGA
- a CDS encoding glycoside hydrolase family 15 protein has protein sequence MTSSIGDYALLADLRTGPLVSSDGSIDWLCLPRFDSDAVFSAILGTPDDGRWRLAPVDGVLEHREYEQDTFVLRSTWSTPTGRAEIIEFMPVGTDRADLVRIARCTEGEVRIEHDLRLRPEYGASSPWVRRVTDDGEDGDGYLLAIAGPDAYVLRGPALTPDNHHHAGDIPLAAGEEAVWDLAWARSYSSVPEPLDVEEALATTRAYWRDWSAQVEVSGPWADAVRRSLLVLRALTHTDTGGIVAAPTTSLPEDPGGVRNWDYRFVWLRDSALALEALLAHGRTEVALHWRDWLLRAVAGDPQDLQIMYGIAGERQLPERELDHLVGHLDSRPVRVGNGAVDQFQADVVGEVMIALAQLRDAGVPEDDFSWPLQRAMVDFAVERLPEMDQGLWEMRGDPHFFTHSRVMIWAALDRGVRACSEHGLDAPVEEWTRVRDELREEILERGVSSETGGFTQTYDNTEVDASLLQIPQTGFLPYDDPRMLATVEQMERDLLHDGLLLRYRTDGTDGLEGHEHPFLICCFWLVEQYAHSGRMDDARSLMDHLVGLSTDLGLLAEEFDTVDDRQMGNFPQAFSHLGLIRAADAIEAAEAALAAGAEASDAGPLADRTPSA, from the coding sequence ATGACCTCCTCCATCGGCGACTACGCCCTGCTGGCCGACCTCCGCACCGGACCCCTGGTCTCCTCCGACGGCAGCATCGACTGGCTGTGCCTGCCCCGGTTCGACTCGGACGCGGTCTTCTCGGCGATCCTCGGCACGCCCGACGACGGCCGCTGGCGCCTCGCGCCGGTCGACGGCGTGCTCGAGCACCGCGAGTACGAGCAGGACACGTTCGTGCTGCGCAGCACCTGGAGCACGCCCACCGGACGCGCCGAGATCATCGAGTTCATGCCCGTCGGGACCGACCGCGCCGACCTCGTGCGCATCGCGCGGTGCACCGAGGGCGAGGTGCGGATCGAGCACGACCTGCGGCTGCGCCCCGAGTACGGCGCCTCCAGCCCGTGGGTGCGGAGGGTCACGGACGACGGCGAGGACGGCGACGGCTACCTCCTCGCGATCGCGGGCCCCGACGCCTACGTGCTGCGCGGCCCGGCGCTCACGCCCGACAACCACCACCACGCGGGCGACATCCCGCTGGCCGCCGGCGAGGAGGCCGTCTGGGACCTGGCGTGGGCCCGGTCCTACAGCAGCGTGCCTGAGCCGCTCGACGTCGAGGAGGCGCTGGCCACCACGCGCGCCTACTGGCGGGACTGGTCAGCCCAGGTCGAGGTCTCCGGGCCGTGGGCCGACGCCGTCCGCCGCAGCCTGCTCGTGCTGCGCGCCCTGACCCACACCGACACGGGCGGGATCGTCGCGGCCCCCACGACGTCGCTCCCCGAGGACCCGGGTGGCGTGCGCAACTGGGACTACCGCTTCGTGTGGCTGCGGGACTCGGCCCTCGCGCTCGAGGCCCTGCTCGCGCACGGCCGGACCGAGGTCGCGCTGCACTGGCGCGACTGGCTGCTGCGCGCCGTCGCCGGAGATCCGCAGGACCTGCAGATCATGTACGGCATCGCGGGTGAGCGGCAGCTGCCCGAGCGCGAGCTCGACCACCTGGTCGGGCACCTGGACTCGCGCCCGGTGCGGGTCGGGAACGGCGCCGTCGACCAGTTCCAGGCCGACGTCGTCGGCGAGGTGATGATCGCGCTGGCTCAGCTGCGCGACGCCGGCGTCCCCGAGGACGACTTCTCCTGGCCGCTCCAGCGCGCGATGGTCGACTTCGCCGTCGAGCGGCTGCCCGAGATGGACCAGGGCCTGTGGGAGATGCGCGGCGACCCGCACTTCTTCACGCACTCGCGCGTGATGATCTGGGCCGCCCTGGACCGCGGGGTGCGCGCGTGCTCCGAGCACGGGCTGGACGCGCCCGTCGAGGAGTGGACCCGCGTGCGCGACGAGCTGCGCGAGGAGATCCTCGAGCGCGGCGTCAGCTCCGAGACCGGCGGCTTCACGCAGACCTACGACAACACCGAGGTCGACGCGTCGCTCCTCCAGATCCCGCAGACCGGCTTCCTGCCCTACGACGACCCGCGCATGCTCGCGACGGTGGAGCAGATGGAGCGCGACCTGCTGCACGACGGCCTGCTGCTGCGCTACCGCACCGACGGGACCGACGGCCTCGAGGGCCACGAGCACCCGTTCCTCATCTGCTGCTTCTGGCTGGTGGAGCAGTACGCGCACAGCGGCCGCATGGACGACGCGCGCAGCCTCATGGACCACCTCGTCGGTCTGAGCACCGACCTCGGGCTGCTGGCCGAGGAGTTCGACACCGTGGACGACCGTCAGATGGGCAACTTCCCGCAGGCGTTCTCCCACCTCGGACTCATCCGCGCCGCCGACGCCATCGAGGCGGCCGAGGCCGCCCTGGCGGCGGGTGCCGAGGCGTCCGACGCCGGCCCGCTCGCCGACCGGACCCCGAGCGCATGA
- a CDS encoding endo alpha-1,4 polygalactosaminidase, with translation MRTSPTATATLALACTLALAACSPAVDDGGATPALPPTSGPFDYQLGEPYGEAGEFAVVGRDVTADPLEGAYNVCYLNGFQTQPGALTSWEDEHPDALLREDGALVMDPDWPDEAVLDPTTPDQREAILAVVGPQIDTCAEKGFDAVELDNLDTFLRFDGVAREGALALASEYVGRAHDAGLAVGQKNAADVGEAAREEAGFDFAVVEECAVYDECGAYREVYGEHVLQIEYSDTLDDALTFDDVCADPDRAPLTVLRDRLLVGSDSPDHEREQCP, from the coding sequence ATGCGCACCTCCCCGACGGCGACGGCGACCCTCGCGCTGGCGTGCACGCTCGCCCTCGCCGCCTGCTCACCCGCGGTGGACGACGGCGGAGCCACGCCCGCACTCCCGCCCACCTCCGGTCCGTTCGACTACCAGCTCGGCGAGCCGTACGGCGAGGCGGGCGAGTTCGCCGTGGTCGGGCGCGACGTCACCGCCGATCCCCTCGAGGGGGCGTACAACGTCTGCTACCTCAACGGCTTCCAGACCCAGCCGGGCGCGCTGACGAGCTGGGAGGACGAGCACCCCGATGCGCTGCTGCGCGAGGACGGCGCGCTCGTGATGGACCCCGACTGGCCCGACGAGGCCGTCCTCGACCCGACCACGCCGGATCAGCGCGAGGCGATCCTCGCCGTCGTCGGACCGCAGATCGACACGTGCGCGGAAAAGGGGTTCGACGCCGTCGAGCTCGACAACCTCGACACCTTCCTGCGGTTCGACGGCGTGGCGCGCGAGGGTGCGCTCGCCCTGGCCAGCGAGTACGTGGGCCGGGCGCACGACGCTGGTCTCGCCGTCGGGCAGAAGAACGCGGCCGACGTCGGGGAGGCGGCGCGCGAGGAGGCCGGCTTCGACTTCGCCGTCGTGGAGGAGTGCGCCGTCTACGACGAGTGCGGCGCCTACCGCGAGGTGTACGGCGAGCACGTGCTCCAGATCGAGTACTCCGACACCCTCGACGACGCGCTGACGTTCGACGACGTCTGCGCCGACCCCGACCGCGCGCCGCTCACCGTGCTGCGCGACCGGCTGCTCGTCGGGTCGGACTCCCCCGACCACGAGCGCGAGCAGTGCCCCTGA